In Candidatus Cloacimonadota bacterium, a genomic segment contains:
- a CDS encoding glucose-6-phosphate isomerase: MIRFDYKNLLSNPYLKNAIRPSVILKFGHIVVVAKEEMSKDWASGILGFYNLPEQDISHITKFVDQIESKFDTMVVLGIGGSALGNKAIYNALKTEAALKRRVLVYDNVDPVFLHEILQQINLETTIFNVITKSGGTAETMSAYMILLDILMRKFPSDYRKRMIITTDKEKGFLRKIANEEGYPSFTVPSNVGGRFSVLSDVGLLSSAFAGVDIAELLKGAAQMRELCESSDVMRNPALLNGLMHFLYMREGKNISVMMPYSNALYDFADWYRQLWAESLGKRYDTAGKEVLAGQTPIKAIGTTDQHSQIQLYTEGPEDKVLTFLTVENFKHDFTIPNLHPDLEDISYLGGKKLSELLNAERLATEIALCKAGRPNANLIFPELNAENLGAAIMMYEIQTVFAGKLLNINPLNQPGVETGKIATFALMGKKGYDKEREEIAQYTNSWQ; the protein is encoded by the coding sequence ATGATCCGTTTTGATTACAAAAATTTACTATCGAATCCATATCTGAAAAATGCTATTCGCCCTTCTGTGATATTAAAGTTCGGGCACATTGTAGTAGTGGCTAAAGAAGAAATGAGTAAAGATTGGGCTTCCGGTATTCTGGGTTTCTATAATCTTCCCGAACAGGATATTAGTCATATCACCAAATTTGTAGATCAGATCGAGAGCAAATTTGACACAATGGTAGTTTTAGGAATTGGAGGTAGCGCTTTGGGAAACAAAGCTATCTACAACGCCCTAAAAACTGAAGCCGCTCTAAAACGCAGGGTTTTGGTGTATGACAATGTTGATCCTGTATTCCTACACGAAATATTGCAACAGATAAATTTGGAAACAACCATCTTTAACGTAATAACAAAAAGTGGTGGCACTGCTGAGACCATGAGTGCATACATGATTTTACTGGATATTCTCATGCGAAAATTCCCTTCGGATTATCGAAAGCGCATGATTATCACTACCGATAAAGAGAAAGGCTTTTTACGCAAGATCGCCAATGAAGAAGGATATCCTTCTTTTACTGTCCCTAGCAATGTGGGTGGTCGCTTCTCCGTGCTTTCGGATGTGGGATTGCTTTCTTCAGCTTTTGCTGGCGTAGATATTGCGGAATTGCTAAAAGGTGCAGCGCAGATGCGTGAACTGTGCGAAAGCTCGGATGTGATGCGCAATCCTGCTTTATTAAACGGTCTCATGCATTTCCTTTATATGCGTGAAGGTAAGAACATCAGTGTGATGATGCCTTACAGCAATGCTCTCTACGATTTTGCCGATTGGTATCGCCAACTGTGGGCAGAAAGCTTGGGCAAGCGCTATGATACTGCCGGAAAAGAAGTGCTGGCTGGTCAAACTCCCATTAAGGCAATTGGCACAACCGATCAACACTCACAAATTCAGCTTTATACAGAAGGGCCAGAAGATAAAGTTCTCACCTTTCTTACGGTTGAAAATTTTAAGCACGACTTTACCATTCCCAATCTGCATCCAGACTTGGAAGATATCAGCTATTTGGGCGGCAAAAAACTTTCAGAATTGCTTAATGCCGAGCGTCTTGCCACCGAAATAGCCCTTTGCAAAGCCGGCAGACCCAATGCCAATCTCATATTTCCAGAACTCAATGCTGAAAACTTAGGCGCCGCCATCATGATGTATGAAATTCAAACCGTATTTGCAGGCAAGCTGTTAAACATCAATCCATTAAACCAACCAGGAGTGGAGACCGGCAAGATTGCCACTTTTGCCCTGATGGGTAAAAAAGGATACGATAAAGAGCGCGAAGAAATTGCACAATACACAAATTCTTGGCAGTAA
- a CDS encoding TlpA family protein disulfide reductase, with product MFRNILMIALLGLLSVTLWAADFDEFLNLAIENQEEPDSLKALVQEYLYRAQNVEEHRTLQNVWVSFDLDACLNHYARLAKANPNNPDYAYLAIRMLPDSAEQKAEAHKIINKFPQYYWGYRIVSVSLTGNFLQEQREEYIKSDDFMKDSNAVDLGLETFPDDEFLNLAKIMVLYVQKKYAEAALIIPKLKDPQIFGNHHDFICDVTIKAGRQDLYPRIIDLIHNDYVQKGMIAPEYLDYLRKRAMMSYSIASYGIKGLDDYIAQIPELTEDENMIKEIIALYLKHEKIDKAFEYFGQAINKNLINYPEVAHSSVYDEFRGMPEFTKLEADSQQRWDSNKQSRNQELLANRINTPAPPWSLPDIAGNIHTMQDMNGDVIILDFWAQWCGPCKMVMPNLSSWVINEKPDGVEVFSINVMENDYDKAKEYFTENHYAMAYLEGTQDVAQAYGVEGIPHIVVIDKQGNIAWQQSGFSYDLEDKLSFWAEYLTKE from the coding sequence ATGTTTCGCAACATACTAATGATAGCTCTGCTTGGCTTACTTTCAGTTACCCTGTGGGCAGCAGATTTTGACGAGTTTTTGAATCTTGCCATAGAGAATCAGGAAGAACCGGATTCACTAAAGGCGTTAGTTCAGGAATACCTCTATCGGGCGCAGAATGTAGAAGAGCATCGCACGCTACAAAACGTGTGGGTATCTTTCGATTTGGATGCTTGCTTGAATCATTATGCTCGTCTTGCCAAAGCAAATCCCAACAATCCAGACTACGCCTATCTGGCAATAAGGATGTTACCGGATAGTGCTGAACAAAAGGCAGAAGCACACAAAATTATCAACAAATTTCCCCAGTATTATTGGGGTTACCGAATTGTATCTGTTAGTCTTACGGGAAATTTTCTGCAAGAGCAAAGAGAAGAGTATATAAAGTCTGACGACTTTATGAAAGATAGTAATGCGGTGGATCTGGGTCTGGAAACTTTCCCCGATGATGAGTTCTTAAATCTTGCCAAGATTATGGTTCTTTACGTACAGAAGAAGTACGCTGAGGCTGCGCTAATTATCCCCAAACTAAAAGATCCGCAGATATTTGGCAATCATCACGATTTTATTTGCGATGTAACCATAAAAGCCGGCAGACAAGATCTTTATCCCAGAATTATTGATCTTATCCATAATGATTATGTTCAAAAAGGCATGATTGCTCCTGAGTATTTAGATTACTTGCGCAAACGAGCGATGATGTCTTATTCCATAGCCTCATATGGCATTAAGGGCTTGGATGACTACATTGCTCAGATTCCGGAGCTTACTGAGGATGAGAACATGATTAAAGAGATTATTGCTTTGTATCTTAAGCATGAGAAAATAGATAAAGCTTTCGAATACTTCGGGCAAGCCATAAACAAGAATCTCATAAATTATCCCGAAGTGGCACATTCTTCTGTCTATGATGAGTTTCGCGGAATGCCGGAGTTTACTAAACTTGAAGCAGATTCGCAGCAACGCTGGGATTCCAATAAACAAAGCAGAAATCAGGAGCTTTTAGCCAATCGCATCAATACCCCGGCACCGCCTTGGTCTTTGCCGGATATTGCCGGAAACATACACACCATGCAAGATATGAACGGTGATGTAATAATTCTGGATTTCTGGGCGCAGTGGTGCGGTCCTTGTAAAATGGTGATGCCAAATCTCAGTAGCTGGGTAATCAACGAAAAGCCCGACGGAGTTGAGGTTTTCTCCATAAATGTGATGGAAAATGACTATGATAAAGCCAAAGAATACTTTACAGAAAATCACTATGCAATGGCCTATCTGGAAGGAACTCAGGATGTAGCACAAGCTTATGGCGTTGAAGGCATTCCTCATATCGTTGTAATAGATAAACAAGGTAATATCGCTTGGCAGCAAAGTGGTTTTTCTTACGATCTGGAAGACAAACTAAGCTTCTGGGCTGAGTATCTCACCAAAGAATAA
- a CDS encoding PaaI family thioesterase: MAISTVNNEYNHCFVCGKANPIGLKLDFSYDDSGSAFASLKLSELFEGYPGVIHGGIISALLDEVMAKAVIHSGKIAFTARLNVAYRKPLSSATQVHLRGSIVHLKTRTIHTKAQIYANSVVYAEAEAVFIVPHSNESSA, encoded by the coding sequence ATGGCAATAAGCACAGTCAACAACGAGTATAATCACTGTTTTGTGTGCGGGAAAGCAAATCCCATAGGGTTAAAACTAGATTTTAGCTACGACGACTCTGGTTCCGCTTTTGCATCCCTCAAGCTTTCGGAATTGTTTGAGGGTTATCCTGGCGTTATTCACGGCGGTATTATCTCCGCTCTTTTAGATGAAGTGATGGCAAAAGCCGTTATCCATAGCGGTAAAATTGCTTTTACTGCTCGCTTGAATGTTGCTTATCGCAAACCTCTATCTTCTGCTACGCAAGTACACCTGAGAGGTAGCATTGTGCACTTAAAAACCAGAACCATCCATACCAAAGCTCAAATCTACGCAAACTCCGTTGTATATGCTGAAGCGGAAGCCGTGTTCATCGTTCCTCACTCAAATGAATCCTCTGCATAA
- a CDS encoding helix-hairpin-helix domain-containing protein produces the protein MGITLLIVSGSMLNLFGFIGKEEQAKPALDSLHVALEENEELLIDLRTAKPEELMCLPGIGEKRAQDILSFRLNQPFTAVNQIMLVRGIGIKTYRRILPYLVTFGDTLSLQSNTRKQINSRDSAINSTPVNINEASIEELCTLVGIGPVKAKAIVQYREEYGPFSSVEDICNVKGIGAKTLAKNLSRIKI, from the coding sequence TTGGGCATTACATTGCTGATTGTTTCTGGTTCTATGCTCAATCTTTTTGGTTTCATAGGCAAAGAGGAACAGGCAAAACCAGCACTGGATAGTTTGCACGTAGCCCTAGAAGAAAATGAAGAGTTGCTTATAGATCTGCGAACTGCAAAACCGGAAGAATTGATGTGTTTACCGGGAATTGGCGAAAAACGCGCTCAGGATATTCTTTCTTTTCGCTTGAACCAGCCTTTCACTGCGGTTAATCAGATTATGCTGGTTAGGGGGATTGGTATAAAAACCTATCGCCGCATCTTGCCCTATTTAGTTACTTTTGGCGACACCCTCTCGCTACAAAGCAATACAAGAAAACAGATTAACAGCCGAGATTCAGCCATCAATTCTACCCCCGTAAACATCAATGAAGCAAGCATTGAAGAGCTCTGTACCTTGGTGGGCATAGGACCTGTCAAAGCTAAGGCAATAGTTCAATATCGGGAAGAATATGGACCGTTTTCCTCGGTGGAAGATATTTGTAATGTTAAGGGAATTGGAGCCAAAACCTTAGCCAAGAATCTGTCTCGCATCAAGATATAA
- a CDS encoding glycogen/starch/alpha-glucan phosphorylase, giving the protein MKEGFIPNNEFTSIFFSDNADGMTNDIKTRFLHHLEYSLIKDNTTVEPWDIYYALGLSLRDRLIERWLRTQYEYRKRDVRKVYYLSMEFLIGRLLGSSLINLELYNEGYDMLKEMGYSLEDISELEPDMGLGNGGLGRLAACFMDSLATSAYPGYGYGIRYEFGIFKQEIRNGYQTEVPDHWRKNGCPWEIKRPEITYRVRFGGKVKEMEQNGDGRICAWTETEDVMAVAWDFPIPGFEVDNVNNLRLWEATATDEFDFEYFNSGDYVKAVEQKNISENISKVLYPNDNVHLGKVLRLKQEYFFVSATLQDIFFQWKQDHDGFDSFADKICIQLNDTHPALAIPELMRIFIDEERMSFAKAWEITRKVFSYTNHTVLPEALERWSVALFEELLPRHLVLIYQINEYIMQEVATKYPGDIMKMRNISIIEEGLEKNLRMAQLCIHGSHAVNGVAKLHTQILKNRVFADFEELYPGKIQNKTNGITPRLWLLTCNPLLASLISEHIGSSWARDLTRLSGLEEYLDDSYFKDSFFEIKEINKKRLSRYIYRATGIRVSTDSIFDVQIKRLHEYKRQLLNVMGTIARYYRIKDNPEAEFVPRTVIFAGKAAPGYFLAKRLIKLINNLGDIINKDPDVKDRLKVVFLPNYCVSLAEKIIPAADLSEQISTAGFEASGTGNMKFALNGALTIGTMDGANVEMAEEIGEENMFIFGLSATQVSQIKASGYNPSTYYESDPELKRVVDSLLDDSWCPNEPGIFAPIFNSLVSNGDPYLNLADFRAFIETSAMVDELYSNREEWVKKAILNIARIGKFSSDRAIREYAEQIWNIKPLVLELGT; this is encoded by the coding sequence ATGAAAGAAGGTTTTATTCCCAACAACGAATTTACTTCGATCTTCTTTTCGGATAATGCCGATGGAATGACGAACGATATAAAGACTCGCTTTTTACATCATCTGGAATACTCGCTCATCAAAGATAACACCACCGTAGAGCCTTGGGATATTTATTATGCTTTGGGGCTTTCGCTAAGAGACCGCTTAATTGAACGCTGGCTGCGTACCCAATATGAGTATCGGAAGCGGGACGTGAGAAAGGTTTACTATCTCTCGATGGAGTTTCTTATTGGCAGATTATTAGGCAGCAGTTTAATAAACCTCGAATTGTATAACGAAGGTTACGACATGCTCAAAGAGATGGGTTATTCTTTGGAAGATATATCCGAGTTGGAACCAGATATGGGATTAGGGAATGGTGGTTTGGGCAGACTTGCGGCTTGTTTTATGGATTCTCTTGCCACATCTGCCTATCCTGGATATGGATATGGTATACGCTACGAATTTGGCATCTTTAAGCAGGAAATTCGCAATGGCTATCAAACTGAAGTCCCTGATCACTGGCGCAAAAACGGTTGTCCCTGGGAGATTAAACGACCGGAGATCACATATCGAGTGCGTTTTGGCGGCAAAGTGAAAGAAATGGAGCAAAACGGGGATGGACGCATTTGCGCCTGGACGGAAACGGAAGACGTGATGGCAGTTGCTTGGGACTTTCCTATTCCGGGATTTGAGGTAGATAATGTTAATAATCTGCGGCTTTGGGAAGCTACAGCAACCGATGAGTTCGATTTTGAATACTTCAATAGTGGAGACTACGTAAAAGCCGTTGAACAAAAAAACATCAGTGAAAATATAAGCAAAGTATTGTATCCTAACGATAACGTGCATCTGGGTAAAGTGTTGCGCCTAAAACAAGAGTATTTCTTTGTTTCGGCTACTTTGCAAGATATATTCTTTCAGTGGAAACAAGATCACGATGGGTTTGATAGCTTTGCCGATAAAATATGTATCCAATTGAATGACACCCATCCAGCACTGGCTATTCCGGAGCTGATGCGCATCTTTATCGATGAAGAGCGCATGAGTTTTGCTAAAGCATGGGAGATTACGCGCAAGGTATTCTCCTATACCAATCATACTGTGTTGCCGGAGGCTCTGGAGCGATGGAGCGTTGCCTTGTTTGAAGAGCTACTTCCACGTCATTTAGTCCTTATATATCAGATTAACGAGTATATAATGCAGGAAGTGGCAACAAAGTATCCTGGCGATATTATGAAAATGCGTAACATCTCCATCATCGAAGAAGGATTAGAAAAAAACCTGCGTATGGCACAGCTTTGTATTCACGGCTCACATGCGGTAAACGGAGTAGCCAAATTGCATACACAGATTCTAAAGAATAGGGTGTTTGCAGATTTTGAAGAGCTGTATCCCGGAAAGATCCAGAATAAAACAAACGGGATAACACCCAGATTGTGGCTGCTTACTTGCAACCCGCTTTTAGCAAGCCTGATATCGGAGCATATAGGTTCTTCTTGGGCACGGGACCTAACTCGCTTATCGGGATTGGAAGAATATTTGGACGATTCCTATTTTAAGGATAGTTTCTTCGAAATAAAAGAAATCAATAAAAAACGCCTTTCCCGCTACATTTACCGTGCAACCGGCATTCGAGTGAGCACCGATAGCATCTTTGATGTACAAATTAAACGTTTACACGAGTATAAACGACAATTACTAAACGTGATGGGTACAATTGCCCGCTACTATCGCATCAAAGATAATCCGGAAGCTGAATTTGTGCCTCGAACCGTGATTTTTGCCGGTAAAGCAGCACCGGGGTATTTCTTGGCCAAACGGTTGATCAAGCTGATTAACAATCTGGGCGATATTATCAATAAGGATCCCGACGTGAAAGATCGTCTCAAAGTTGTGTTTTTGCCGAATTATTGCGTATCTCTGGCTGAGAAGATTATCCCCGCTGCAGATCTTTCTGAGCAAATATCTACGGCAGGTTTTGAAGCCAGTGGGACAGGGAATATGAAGTTTGCCTTAAATGGTGCGCTTACGATCGGCACAATGGATGGTGCAAATGTGGAGATGGCAGAAGAGATCGGAGAAGAGAATATGTTTATCTTTGGCTTGAGCGCTACTCAGGTGAGCCAAATCAAGGCTTCCGGTTATAATCCCAGTACTTATTATGAAAGCGATCCGGAGCTAAAACGGGTTGTGGATTCGTTACTGGATGATTCTTGGTGCCCCAATGAACCGGGCATCTTTGCACCAATTTTCAACTCATTAGTAAGCAATGGCGATCCCTATCTTAATTTGGCAGATTTTAGAGCATTTATCGAAACATCAGCTATGGTGGACGAACTCTATTCAAACCGAGAAGAATGGGTTAAAAAAGCAATCCTTAATATTGCTCGTATTGGTAAGTTTTCCA